Proteins encoded within one genomic window of Panicum virgatum strain AP13 chromosome 1N, P.virgatum_v5, whole genome shotgun sequence:
- the LOC120657718 gene encoding inactive leucine-rich repeat receptor-like serine/threonine-protein kinase At1g60630: protein MQLLPVPMLRLRLRRFPRGAAASAWPCFLLLLHLHLSAAAQAADADALLTLKSSLDRSDRLPWRPDTAPALCSAWPGVRQCAPAGRVTKLVLEGLNLTGSLTAALLAPLAELRVLSLKSNALTGPIPDALPRALPNLKLLYLADNRLQGRVPATLAQLHRATVIVLSGNRLTGEIPSSLAAVPRLTSLLLDRNLLTGAVPPLAQPTLRALNVSGNRLAGEIPPALARRFNASSFLDNAGLCGPTLGIRCPAALAPRMTEGSRRRGRNAGIVAGATVAGVVVLGILVAAALVVAARRGRSKRVAGDVDKDKGGGRNMDMVGEEREEQQAPAAAGETQQREFSWEREGIGKLVFCGGSGVAEMYSLEELLRASAETLGRGEVGSTYKAVMETGFIVTVKRMREPAAAGAAEFGRRAEELGRVRHPNAVALRAYFQAKEERLLVYDYYPNGSLFSLLHGSRASSKGKPLHWTSCLKIGEDVAAGLLHLHQWSIVHGNLKPSNVLLGPDFESCLTDYGLVPTLLPSNVQLPSLSYRAPEVRATAAPSCCGFTPASDVYSFGVLLLELLTGRTPFQDLMELHGDDIPSWVRAVREEERDDSSSVSAAGDDKLTALVAIAAACVAADPARRPTTAEVLRMVREARAEAMSSSNSSDRSPARWSDAMLGVPRDQQQPTDSFTDRGD, encoded by the exons ATGCAATTGCTTCCAGTCCCcatgctgcggctgcggctgcggcgcttCCCCAGgggagccgccgcctcggcctggccatgcttcctcctcctgctccactTGCACCTATCAGCAGCCGCCCaagccgccgacgccgacgccctgCTGACCCTCAAGTCCTCCCTCGACCGCTCCGACCGCCTCCCCTGGCGCCCCGACACCGCGCCTGCCTTGTGCTCCGCCTGGCCCGGCGTCCGCCAGtgcgcccccgccggccgcgtCACCAAGCTCGTCCTCGAGGGCCTCAACCTCACCGGCTCCCTCACCGCCGCGCTCCtcgcgccgctcgccgagcTGCGCGTCCTCAGCCTCAAGTCCAACGCGCTCACCGGCCCCATCCCGGACGCCCTCCCCCGCGCGCTCCCCAACCTCAAGCTCCTCTACCTCGCCGACAACCGCCTCCAGGGCCGCGTCCCCGCCACCCTCGCGCAGCTGCACCGCGCCACCGTCATCGTGCTCTCCGGCAACCGCCTCACGGGCGAGATCCCAagctccctcgccgccgtgccccgcctCACCTCGCTCCTGCTTGACCGGAACCTGCTCACCGGCGCCGTCCCGCCGCTGGCGCAGCCGACGCTCAGGGCGCTCAACGTCTCCGGCAACCGCCTGGCCGGGGAGATCCCGCCCGCGCTCGCCAGGAGGTTCAACGCCTCGTCTTTCCTCGACAATGCCGGGCTGTGCGGGCCCACGCTGGGCATCCGGTGCCCCGCGGCGTTGGCGCCCCGGATGACGGaggggagccggcggcgcggcaggaaCGCGGGCATCGTGGCCGGCGCCACGGTGGCGGGGGTGGTGGTGCTGGGCATCCTGGTGGCCGCggcgctggtggtggcggcgcggcgcgggaggaGCAAGCGCGTGGCCGGCGACGTGGACAAggacaagggcggcggccgaaacATGGACATGGTGGGGGAGGAGCGGGAGGAGCagcaggcgccggcggcggcgggcgagacgCAGCAGCGGGAGTTCTCGTGGGAGCGCGAGGGCATCGGGAAGCTGGTGTTCTGCGGCGGCAGTGGCGTGGCGGAGATGTACAGCCTGGAGGAGCTGCTGCGCGCGTCGGCCGAGACGCtggggcgcggcgaggtgggCAGCACGTACAAGGCGGTCATGGAGACGGGGTTCATCGTGACGGTGAAGCGGATgcgcgagccggcggcggcgggcgcggcggagttcgggcggcgcgcggaggagcTGGGGCGGGTGCGGCACCCCAACGCGGTGGCGCTGCGGGCATACTTCCAGGCCAAGGAGGAGCGCCTGCTGGTCTACGACTACTACCCCAACGGGAGCCTCTTCTCCCTGCTGCACG GGTCTCGGGCGTCCAGCAAGGGGAAGCCGCTGCACTGGACGTCGTGCCTCAAGATCGGCGAGGACGTCGCGGCGGGGCTGCTGCACCTCCACCAGTGGAGCATCGTCCACGGGAACCTCAAGCCCTCCAACGTGCTCCTGGGCCCCGACTTCGAGTCCTGCCTCACCGACTACGGCCTGGTGCCGACGCTGCTCCCCTCCAACGTCCAGCTCCCCTCCCTCTCGTACCGCGCACCCGAGgtgcgcgccaccgccgccccaagCTGCTGCGGCTTCACGCCGGCCTCCGACGTCTACAGCTTCGGGGTGCTCCTCCTGGAGCTCCTCACGGGGCGGACGCCGTTCCAGGACCTCATGGAGCTGCACGGCGACGACATCCCCAGCTGGGTGCGCGCGGTGCGCGAGGAGGAGAGGGACGACTCCTCCTCCGTCTCTGCCGCCGGTGACGACAAGCTCACGGCGCTGGTCGCCATcgcggcggcgtgcgtggccgcggacccggccAGGCGCCCAACCACGGCCGAGGTGCTCCGGATGGTAAGGGAGGCCAGGGCCGAGGCCATGTCCTCCTCCAACAGCAGCgaccgctcgccggcgcggtggTCCGACGCTATGCTGGGCGTGCCGCGGGATCAGCAGCAGCCCACGGACAGCTTCACGGACAGGGGGGATTGA